The following proteins come from a genomic window of Mycobacterium gordonae:
- a CDS encoding uracil-DNA glycosylase family protein, with translation MNPDVTQDDTSAARLMRKLALDEDIRSCRRCEGMNIPRLTASAPGYGSLSSPVALVGQSLCEKCMESQIPFTGGSGDLIDEGIERAGQRKSNIFISNAVHCHPPKNRASREYEIVNCAPHLHRELEIVRPLLVITLGRDAQRVLLFLYPRARIVNLPFVIPCRGSRNGVPHVFHAKHPSWIRRQHNKELEDEYMSSLAAAIRWSFDCAGTTERD, from the coding sequence GTGAATCCCGATGTTACGCAGGATGACACATCAGCTGCCCGGCTCATGCGCAAGCTCGCCCTCGACGAGGACATCAGAAGTTGCCGGCGCTGCGAGGGCATGAATATCCCACGACTCACTGCATCCGCACCCGGCTACGGCAGTTTGAGCTCACCGGTGGCGCTGGTCGGACAGAGCCTGTGCGAGAAGTGCATGGAAAGCCAGATCCCGTTCACCGGCGGCAGCGGCGATTTGATTGATGAAGGCATTGAGCGCGCCGGCCAGCGCAAGAGCAACATTTTCATCAGCAACGCGGTGCACTGTCATCCGCCGAAAAATCGCGCCTCCCGTGAGTACGAGATCGTCAACTGCGCTCCGCACCTCCACCGGGAGCTCGAGATAGTGCGGCCACTGCTAGTGATCACCCTGGGCCGCGACGCGCAAAGGGTGTTGCTTTTCTTATATCCACGGGCGCGAATAGTGAATCTGCCCTTCGTGATTCCCTGTAGAGGAAGTCGAAATGGCGTACCGCACGTATTTCATGCGAAGCACCCGTCGTGGATCCGGCGGCAGCACAACAAAGAGCTCGAAGACGAATACATGTCTTCACTTGCAGCCGCCATCCGCTGGAGCTTCGACTGCGCAGGCACGACCGAACGTGACTGA
- a CDS encoding GmrSD restriction endonuclease domain-containing protein yields MTESGSTAKGLKTRRLILVSASLIGVALLIGLCSHDDGTHVPPPGAALATLPAPTSIDPPPHIQPGDASSALAKLATLPIKGRAPKTGYDRSLFGPAWSDDVTVAGGHNGCDTRNDILRRDLEEVEIKAGSNGCTVLAGVLHDPYSGATTAFQRGQDTSSEIHVDHIVALADAWQKGAQQWDPIQRRNFANDPINLQATTASINEQKSDGDAATWLPPNKSYRCTYVSRIIDVKATYALWVTQAEHDAIAGILITCGRPAAAPKPPPAPATLPSSPTNPEPVPTPVPVPTSGSAVYYPDCKAARNAGAAPLYAGQPGYRPGLDRDGDGVACE; encoded by the coding sequence GTGACTGAAAGTGGCAGCACGGCCAAGGGATTGAAAACGCGCCGGTTGATACTAGTTTCAGCGAGCCTGATCGGTGTGGCGTTGTTGATCGGCTTGTGCAGCCATGACGATGGCACCCATGTGCCCCCTCCGGGGGCTGCTCTGGCGACGCTGCCCGCGCCAACGTCAATCGACCCGCCGCCACACATCCAGCCTGGCGACGCTTCCTCAGCTCTGGCGAAACTAGCCACACTGCCGATCAAGGGGCGCGCACCGAAGACGGGGTATGACCGCAGCTTATTCGGTCCTGCGTGGAGCGACGACGTGACTGTGGCCGGCGGGCACAATGGATGCGACACCCGTAACGACATCCTGCGGCGTGACCTCGAGGAGGTCGAGATCAAAGCAGGGTCAAACGGCTGCACCGTGCTCGCCGGCGTGTTACACGATCCCTACAGCGGCGCCACCACTGCGTTCCAACGCGGCCAGGACACGTCCTCGGAAATCCACGTCGACCACATCGTCGCGTTAGCGGACGCATGGCAGAAAGGGGCGCAACAATGGGACCCGATTCAACGCCGAAACTTCGCTAACGATCCAATCAATCTGCAGGCAACCACCGCGTCCATCAATGAGCAGAAGAGCGATGGAGACGCCGCAACATGGTTGCCGCCCAACAAGTCCTATCGGTGCACCTACGTTTCCCGCATCATCGACGTGAAGGCCACGTATGCGCTCTGGGTCACTCAGGCCGAGCACGACGCAATCGCCGGGATACTCATCACCTGCGGTCGGCCCGCCGCAGCCCCGAAGCCCCCACCGGCCCCGGCGACGCTGCCTTCATCCCCAACCAACCCGGAGCCTGTTCCTACGCCGGTGCCGGTGCCCACAAGCGGGTCGGCTGTGTACTACCCGGACTGCAAGGCGGCGAGAAACGCTGGTGCTGCACCGCTCTATGCCGGCCAACCCGGCTACCGCCCTGGGCTGGACCGCGACGGTGACGGCGTCGCCTGCGAATGA
- a CDS encoding DUF732 domain-containing protein — MASRKKSNFRAVGAALLAAVAVGGGPCLASPAWADPDFCGAREDPFVCTARLQNGPPNAGESTFVNLVRGHVPGNDQRLLNAGRTICNQVSGGLSGRYVVSETSDYLGTSMASAGQVLDAALEYICPGVQVAG; from the coding sequence ATGGCGTCGCGAAAGAAGTCCAACTTCAGAGCCGTGGGTGCGGCTCTTCTCGCAGCCGTAGCTGTCGGTGGTGGCCCATGTCTGGCCAGCCCAGCCTGGGCCGATCCGGATTTCTGTGGTGCCCGTGAAGATCCGTTCGTCTGCACGGCCCGCCTCCAAAATGGTCCTCCAAATGCCGGGGAGTCGACATTTGTAAACCTGGTGCGCGGACATGTTCCAGGCAACGACCAGCGGCTGTTAAATGCGGGCAGGACCATTTGCAATCAGGTCAGCGGTGGCCTCAGTGGTCGTTATGTGGTCAGCGAGACGTCCGACTACCTTGGGACGAGCATGGCGAGCGCTGGTCAGGTGCTAGACGCGGCGCTGGAGTACATCTGTCCCGGAGTGCAGGTCGCTGGGTGA
- a CDS encoding PE family protein: MSYVLATPAFIDAVAADLASIGSAVSAANNAAVATTTQVAAAAGDEVSAAVAALFGAYGEQYRQLSVQAESFHEQFQRTIASSAEAYASAEALSVDQLVLGVINAPTQALLGRPLIGNGTNGAPGTGANGGAGGILWGNGGNGGSGAPGQSGGRGGDAGLFGNGGVGGAGGAGVTGTDGPTGIQGGAGGLGGNGGAGGAGGLLSGNGGAGGGGGLGGGGGAGGNGGAGTPGASGVNGGTGGAGGAGGAGGSGGRGGEGGAGGQAAGLFGGAAGAHGASGSGGSGGSGGTGGTGGVGAADSGAGAGMGGQGGAGGAAGLGGSGGPGASDGAGGTGGQGGTGGDGGAGMHGASGGGVAGAGGQGTQGGAGGAGGAGGAGIGGANGAGGTGGNGGRGGQGGTGLIDSGSGAGSGGTGGNGGSAGLGGGAGTGGSGGTAGAAGIGGDGGTGGQGGQGAAGVNATGAGAAGTAGTAGGSGGQGGQGGSAAGAGGHAGNGGVGGTGGSGGLGGNGATGTADTGTGAGTGGAGGNGGNAGAGGSGGAAGTATGGATTGKAGVAGAAGIGGDGGTGGQGGQGAAGVNATGAGAAGTAGTAGGSGGQGGQGGSAAGAGGHAGNGGVGGTGGSGGLGGNGATGTADTGTGAGTGGAGGNGGNAGAGGSGGAAGTATGGATTGKAGVAGAAGTGGDGGTGGQGGQGAAGVNATGAGAAGTAGTAGGSGGQGGQGGSAAGAGGHAGNGGVGGTGGSGGLGGNGATGTADTGTGAGTGGAGGNGGNAGAGGSGGAAGTATGGATTGKAGVAGAAGIGGDGGTGGQGGQGAAGVNATGAGAAGTAGTAGGSGGQGGQGGSAAGAGGHAGNGGVGGTGGSGGLGGNGATGTADTGTGAGTGGAGGNGGNAGAGGSGGAAGTATGGATTGKAGVAGAAGIGGDGGTGGQGGQGAAGVNATGAGAAGTAGTAGGSGGQGGQGGSAAGAGGHAGNGGVGGTGGSGGLGGNGATGTADTGTGAGTGGAGGNGGNAGAGGSGGAAGTATGGATTGKAGVAGAAGIGGDGGTGGQGGQGAAGVNATGAGAAGTAGTAGGSGGQGGQGGSAAGAGGHAGNGGVGGTGGSGGLGGNGATGTADTGTGAGTGGAGGNGGNAGAGGSGGAAGTATGGATTGKAGVAGAAGIGGDGGTGGQGGQGAAGVNATGAGAAGTAGTAGGSGGQGGQGGSAAGAGGHAGNGGVGGTGGSGGLGGNGATGTADTGTGAGTGGAGGNGGNAGAGGSGGAAGTATGGATTGKAGVAGAAGIGGDGGTGGQGGQGAAGVNATGAGAAGTAGTAGGSGGQGGQGGSAAGAGGHAGNGGVGGTGGSGGLGGNGATGTADTGTGAGTGGAGGNGGNAGAGGSGGAAGTATGGATTGKAGVAGAAGTGGDGGTGGQGGRGADGITPVGSTGAAGTAGTAGGSGGQGGQGGSAAGAGGHAGNGGVGGTGGSGGLGGNGATGTADTGTGAGTGGAGGNGGNAGAGGSGGAAGTATGGATTGKAGVAGAAGIGGDGGTGGQGGQGAAGVNATGAGAAGTAGTAGGSGGQGGQGGSAAGAGGHAGNGGVGGTGGSGGLGGNGATGTADTGTGAGTGGAGGNGGNAGAGGSGGAAGTATGGATTGKAGVAGAAGTGGNGGTGGDGGAGMQGAPGKSTGPGTGPAGIGDKGSDGGNGGEGGAGGSAGSGGTNGNGGTGGTGGTGGTGGIGGTDDGYNPANGGNGGTGGTGGNGGTAGGGLGTAGQAGGAGTGGAGGIGGQGGSTSFAGHIGGTGGQGGQGGQGGQGGQGGTNLANGAGGDGGLGGKGGLGGAGGVATTKAINGTGGQGGTGGQGGAGGAGGDATGADRSGGTGGKGGGGGAAGSGGAVGTGGVGGNPGAGGNGGAAGAGGSGGNGIGKGNGGAGGRGGIGGSGADALTGDNALAGTGGDGGDGGQGGAGGTTGNGGAGGAGGSGGRGGNADGDLQAKGGGGGGGGAGGDGGAAGAGGGIGGTGGNGGAGGLGGSASSTSTLGTQGSVGTGGTGSANSGAVGGTGGAGGGGGGGGYANGQSGAAAGGGGGGGGGAGSTTALGGRGGQGGSANSSSYGTYTGGLDDGPLPQLGRGLGGGGGGSSTSFYQGNGWTGLNSTGGNGGDLNPSNNGGNGGNVGIGGSGGNSMGFAGRAGRSS; this comes from the coding sequence ATGTCGTATGTGCTTGCAACTCCGGCTTTTATCGACGCAGTAGCCGCTGATTTGGCGAGCATCGGTTCGGCGGTCAGCGCAGCAAACAACGCGGCGGTGGCGACGACAACGCAGGTGGCGGCTGCCGCTGGCGATGAGGTGTCGGCAGCTGTCGCGGCGTTGTTTGGCGCCTATGGCGAGCAGTATCGGCAGCTCAGTGTTCAAGCTGAGAGCTTTCATGAGCAATTTCAGCGGACCATAGCAAGCAGCGCTGAGGCTTACGCGTCCGCCGAAGCGCTCAGTGTCGATCAACTCGTACTCGGCGTCATTAACGCGCCCACTCAAGCGCTTTTGGGACGTCCACTGATCGGCAATGGCACCAACGGTGCGCCAGGCACCGGAGCAAATGGTGGGGCCGGCGGAATTTTGTGGGGCAATGGGGGCAACGGCGGATCGGGGGCACCCGGACAGTCCGGAGGCAGGGGCGGCGACGCGGGTTTGTTCGGTAACGGGGGAGTGGGCGGGGCCGGCGGAGCCGGGGTTACTGGTACGGATGGCCCGACGGGTATCCAGGGCGGTGCGGGTGGCTTAGGAGGCAACGGCGGAGCGGGTGGAGCGGGCGGACTTCTGTCCGGGAACGGCGGTGCGGGAGGCGGAGGAGGGCTTGGCGGAGGTGGTGGCGCGGGCGGCAACGGCGGCGCCGGTACGCCGGGCGCGTCCGGCGTCAACGGCGGGACAGGTGGAGCCGGCGGCGCGGGCGGTGCGGGCGGGTCGGGTGGACGGGGCGGCGAGGGCGGCGCAGGCGGGCAGGCCGCCGGGCTCTTCGGCGGCGCCGCCGGCGCTCACGGCGCCTCGGGAAGCGGCGGTTCCGGCGGTTCCGGCGGTACCGGCGGCACCGGCGGGGTTGGCGCTGCCGACTCCGGTGCCGGAGCGGGCATGGGCGGCCAAGGCGGCGCGGGTGGTGCGGCCGGTCTGGGCGGTAGTGGTGGCCCCGGCGCCAGCGATGGCGCCGGGGGCACTGGCGGCCAGGGCGGCACCGGCGGCGACGGCGGTGCTGGAATGCACGGCGCGTCGGGCGGCGGAGTTGCGGGTGCTGGCGGCCAAGGCACCCAAGGCGGCGCGGGCGGGGCAGGAGGTGCCGGCGGAGCTGGTATCGGCGGCGCCAACGGTGCCGGCGGCACCGGCGGCAACGGCGGCCGGGGCGGTCAAGGCGGCACAGGGCTAATTGACTCAGGCTCGGGTGCGGGCAGCGGTGGCACCGGGGGCAACGGTGGTTCCGCCGGTCTCGGCGGTGGCGCCGGTACCGGAGGATCCGGTGGCACAGCGGGTGCGGCGGGCATCGGCGGGGATGGCGGGACCGGGGGACAGGGCGGGCAGGGCGCGGCGGGGGTGAACGCGACCGGCGCCGGGGCGGCGGGGACGGCCGGGACGGCCGGCGGGAGTGGGGGGCAGGGCGGCCAGGGCGGCAGCGCCGCCGGTGCGGGTGGTCACGCCGGCAACGGCGGTGTCGGCGGGACCGGGGGCAGCGGTGGCCTGGGCGGTAACGGAGCCACCGGCACGGCGGACACCGGCACCGGCGCCGGAACTGGCGGTGCGGGCGGCAATGGGGGCAACGCCGGAGCGGGCGGCAGCGGCGGGGCTGCGGGTACGGCCACCGGCGGAGCCACGACCGGCAAGGCGGGCGTTGCGGGTGCGGCGGGCATCGGCGGGGATGGCGGGACCGGGGGACAGGGCGGGCAGGGCGCGGCGGGGGTGAACGCGACCGGCGCCGGGGCGGCGGGGACGGCCGGGACGGCCGGCGGGAGTGGGGGGCAGGGCGGCCAGGGCGGCAGCGCCGCCGGTGCGGGTGGTCACGCCGGCAACGGCGGTGTCGGCGGGACCGGGGGCAGCGGTGGCCTGGGCGGTAACGGAGCCACCGGCACGGCGGACACCGGCACCGGCGCCGGAACTGGCGGTGCGGGCGGCAATGGGGGCAACGCCGGAGCGGGCGGCAGCGGCGGGGCTGCGGGTACGGCCACCGGCGGAGCCACGACCGGCAAGGCGGGCGTTGCGGGTGCGGCGGGCACCGGCGGGGATGGCGGGACCGGGGGACAGGGCGGGCAGGGCGCGGCGGGGGTGAACGCGACCGGCGCCGGGGCGGCGGGGACGGCCGGGACGGCCGGCGGGAGTGGGGGGCAGGGCGGCCAGGGCGGCAGCGCCGCCGGTGCGGGTGGTCACGCCGGCAACGGCGGTGTCGGCGGGACCGGGGGCAGCGGTGGCCTGGGCGGTAACGGAGCCACCGGCACGGCGGACACCGGCACCGGCGCCGGAACTGGCGGTGCGGGCGGCAATGGGGGCAACGCCGGAGCGGGCGGCAGCGGCGGGGCTGCGGGTACGGCCACCGGCGGAGCCACGACCGGCAAGGCGGGCGTTGCGGGTGCGGCGGGCATCGGCGGGGATGGCGGGACCGGGGGACAGGGCGGGCAGGGCGCGGCGGGGGTGAACGCGACCGGCGCCGGGGCGGCGGGGACGGCCGGGACGGCCGGCGGGAGTGGGGGGCAGGGCGGCCAGGGCGGCAGCGCCGCCGGTGCGGGTGGTCACGCCGGCAACGGCGGTGTCGGCGGGACCGGGGGCAGCGGTGGCCTGGGCGGTAACGGAGCCACCGGCACGGCGGACACCGGCACCGGCGCCGGAACTGGCGGTGCGGGCGGCAATGGGGGCAACGCCGGAGCGGGCGGCAGCGGCGGGGCTGCGGGTACGGCCACCGGCGGAGCCACGACCGGCAAGGCGGGCGTTGCGGGTGCGGCGGGCATCGGCGGGGATGGCGGGACCGGGGGACAGGGCGGGCAGGGCGCGGCGGGGGTGAACGCGACCGGCGCCGGGGCGGCGGGGACGGCCGGGACGGCCGGCGGGAGTGGGGGGCAGGGCGGCCAGGGCGGCAGCGCCGCCGGTGCGGGTGGTCACGCCGGCAACGGCGGTGTCGGCGGGACCGGGGGCAGCGGTGGCCTGGGCGGTAACGGAGCCACCGGCACGGCGGACACCGGCACCGGCGCCGGAACTGGCGGTGCGGGCGGCAATGGGGGCAACGCCGGAGCGGGCGGCAGCGGCGGGGCTGCGGGTACGGCCACCGGCGGAGCCACGACCGGCAAGGCGGGCGTTGCGGGTGCGGCGGGCATCGGCGGGGATGGCGGGACCGGGGGACAGGGCGGGCAGGGCGCGGCGGGGGTGAACGCGACCGGCGCCGGGGCGGCGGGGACGGCCGGGACGGCCGGCGGGAGTGGGGGGCAGGGCGGCCAGGGCGGCAGCGCCGCCGGTGCGGGTGGTCACGCCGGCAACGGCGGTGTCGGCGGGACCGGGGGCAGCGGTGGCCTGGGCGGTAACGGAGCCACCGGCACGGCGGACACCGGCACCGGCGCCGGAACTGGCGGTGCGGGCGGCAATGGGGGCAACGCCGGAGCGGGCGGCAGCGGCGGGGCTGCGGGTACGGCCACCGGCGGAGCCACGACCGGCAAGGCGGGCGTTGCGGGTGCGGCGGGCATCGGCGGGGATGGCGGGACCGGGGGACAGGGCGGGCAGGGCGCGGCGGGGGTGAACGCGACCGGCGCCGGGGCGGCGGGGACGGCCGGGACGGCCGGCGGGAGTGGGGGGCAGGGCGGCCAGGGCGGCAGCGCCGCCGGTGCGGGTGGTCACGCCGGCAACGGCGGTGTCGGCGGGACCGGGGGCAGCGGTGGCCTGGGCGGTAACGGAGCCACCGGCACGGCGGACACCGGCACCGGCGCCGGAACTGGCGGTGCGGGCGGCAATGGGGGCAACGCCGGAGCGGGCGGCAGCGGCGGGGCTGCGGGTACGGCCACCGGCGGAGCCACGACCGGCAAGGCGGGCGTTGCGGGTGCGGCGGGCATCGGCGGGGATGGCGGGACCGGGGGACAGGGCGGGCAGGGCGCGGCGGGGGTGAACGCGACCGGCGCCGGGGCGGCGGGGACGGCCGGGACGGCCGGCGGGAGTGGGGGGCAGGGCGGCCAGGGCGGCAGCGCCGCCGGTGCGGGTGGTCACGCCGGCAACGGCGGTGTCGGCGGGACCGGGGGCAGCGGTGGCCTGGGCGGTAACGGAGCCACCGGCACGGCGGACACCGGCACCGGCGCCGGAACTGGCGGTGCGGGCGGCAATGGGGGCAACGCCGGAGCGGGCGGCAGCGGCGGGGCTGCGGGTACGGCCACCGGCGGAGCCACGACCGGCAAGGCGGGCGTTGCGGGTGCGGCGGGCACCGGCGGGGATGGCGGGACCGGGGGACAGGGCGGCCGGGGTGCGGACGGTATTACCCCGGTCGGTAGCACCGGGGCGGCGGGGACGGCCGGGACGGCCGGCGGGAGTGGGGGGCAGGGCGGCCAGGGCGGCAGCGCCGCCGGTGCGGGTGGTCACGCCGGCAACGGCGGTGTCGGCGGGACCGGGGGCAGCGGTGGCCTGGGCGGTAACGGAGCCACCGGCACGGCGGACACCGGCACCGGCGCCGGAACTGGCGGTGCGGGCGGCAATGGGGGCAACGCCGGAGCGGGCGGCAGCGGCGGGGCTGCGGGTACGGCCACCGGCGGAGCCACGACCGGCAAGGCGGGCGTTGCGGGTGCGGCGGGCATCGGCGGGGATGGCGGGACCGGGGGACAGGGCGGGCAGGGCGCGGCGGGGGTGAACGCGACCGGCGCCGGGGCGGCGGGGACGGCCGGGACGGCCGGCGGGAGTGGGGGGCAGGGCGGCCAGGGCGGCAGCGCCGCCGGTGCGGGTGGTCACGCCGGCAACGGCGGTGTCGGCGGGACCGGGGGCAGCGGTGGCCTGGGCGGTAACGGAGCCACCGGCACGGCGGACACCGGCACCGGCGCCGGAACTGGCGGTGCGGGCGGCAATGGGGGCAACGCCGGAGCGGGCGGCAGCGGCGGGGCTGCGGGTACGGCCACCGGCGGAGCCACGACCGGCAAGGCGGGCGTTGCGGGTGCGGCGGGCACCGGCGGCAACGGCGGGACCGGAGGCGACGGCGGAGCCGGTATGCAAGGCGCCCCAGGCAAGAGCACCGGCCCGGGCACAGGCCCGGCGGGTATAGGCGACAAGGGAAGCGACGGCGGCAACGGCGGTGAAGGCGGGGCTGGCGGCAGCGCTGGCAGCGGGGGCACAAATGGCAACGGCGGCACCGGCGGCACCGGCGGCACCGGCGGCACCGGCGGCATCGGCGGCACCGACGACGGATACAACCCCGCCAACGGCGGCAACGGCGGCACCGGCGGCACCGGCGGCAACGGCGGGACCGCCGGCGGCGGCTTGGGCACAGCCGGCCAAGCGGGCGGTGCCGGCACCGGCGGCGCGGGCGGCATTGGCGGCCAAGGAGGTAGCACCTCGTTTGCTGGTCACATCGGCGGAACTGGCGGTCAAGGCGGTCAAGGCGGTCAAGGCGGTCAAGGCGGTCAAGGCGGAACCAATCTGGCCAACGGCGCCGGCGGAGACGGGGGCCTCGGCGGTAAAGGTGGCCTCGGTGGCGCCGGGGGCGTCGCTACCACGAAAGCAATTAACGGCACCGGCGGCCAAGGCGGTACTGGCGGCCAAGGCGGTGCCGGCGGTGCCGGCGGTGACGCGACCGGCGCGGACCGTAGCGGAGGTACCGGCGGCAAGGGCGGTGGCGGCGGGGCGGCGGGTTCCGGCGGCGCGGTGGGCACCGGCGGTGTAGGCGGTAACCCGGGTGCCGGCGGAAATGGCGGTGCCGCCGGCGCCGGTGGATCTGGCGGCAACGGTATCGGCAAAGGCAATGGAGGAGCAGGCGGCAGAGGCGGAATCGGCGGAAGCGGCGCCGACGCTCTCACCGGTGACAACGCGCTTGCGGGCACAGGAGGCGATGGCGGAGACGGCGGGCAAGGCGGCGCCGGCGGTACGACGGGTAACGGCGGCGCAGGCGGTGCCGGCGGCTCCGGCGGCCGAGGCGGCAACGCTGACGGGGACCTTCAAGCCAAAGGCGGTGGCGGTGGCGGTGGTGGAGCTGGCGGGGACGGCGGCGCTGCAGGGGCTGGTGGAGGCATCGGCGGTACCGGGGGTAACGGCGGCGCGGGTGGACTAGGTGGATCTGCCTCATCCACATCCACGCTCGGCACCCAAGGCTCGGTCGGAACCGGCGGGACCGGCAGCGCCAACTCTGGCGCAGTTGGCGGCACCGGCGGCGCAGGAGGAGGCGGAGGAGGGGGCGGCTACGCCAACGGGCAGTCCGGCGCAGCGGCTGGTGGTGGTGGTGGTGGCGGCGGCGGTGCCGGTTCTACCACAGCCCTTGGCGGCCGCGGCGGCCAAGGAGGCTCCGCCAATAGCTCCTCTTACGGCACATACACAGGTGGTCTCGATGACGGCCCGCTACCGCAATTAGGTAGAGGCCTCGGTGGTGGCGGCGGCGGCAGCTCCACCAGCTTCTATCAGGGCAATGGCTGGACTGGGCTCAATTCCACCGGCGGCAACGGCGGGGATCTAAATCCTTCAAACAACGGTGGCAACGGCGGTAACGTCGGTATTGGCGGCAGCGGCGGCAATAGCATGGGCTTTGCTGGCCGCGCCGGTCGCTCTAGTTAA
- a CDS encoding excalibur calcium-binding domain-containing protein, producing the protein MPVPLYAGQPGYRPGLDRNADGGACE; encoded by the coding sequence GTGCCCGTTCCGCTATATGCCGGGCAACCCGGCTACCGCCCAGGGCTCGACCGCAACGCTGACGGCGGCGCCTGCGAATGA
- a CDS encoding IS110 family RNA-guided transposase — protein MVVIGVDTHKKTHTLVGVDPGGRKLGELTVPATTAGHRKAFGWARESFEIELTWGIEDCRNLSRRLEQDLLDAGQRVVRVPPHLMARTRASARTRGKSDPIDALAVARAVLREPDLPMATHDEVSRELKLLVDRREDLVSQRSATTNRFLWRVHELDPSHAPKSRSLDRTKTVKALHGWLTTQPGLVAELARQELSDITRLTLEIEALESRIGIRVRTHAPSLLGIYGCAELTAAKIVGETADVSRFRSEAAFASYAGLAPTPRWSGQARIYMVGSRSGNRQLNTALYRIALVQISHPSAGRSYYEKRCDAHQDSPTEAIRRLKRRIARTVFARLRADRENRPTTRRPLTSFPELEQVNAQWADALAGFGVHAP, from the coding sequence ATGGTTGTTATCGGGGTCGACACGCACAAGAAGACTCATACATTGGTGGGTGTCGATCCCGGTGGCCGAAAACTTGGCGAACTGACGGTGCCCGCGACGACGGCCGGACACCGCAAGGCGTTCGGCTGGGCCCGAGAGAGTTTCGAGATCGAGCTGACCTGGGGTATCGAGGATTGCCGAAATCTGTCGCGGCGGCTTGAACAGGATCTGCTGGACGCCGGCCAACGGGTAGTTCGAGTTCCGCCGCACCTGATGGCTCGCACTCGCGCCTCAGCGCGGACCCGCGGAAAGTCAGATCCCATCGATGCGCTGGCCGTGGCACGCGCGGTACTGCGAGAACCTGATCTACCGATGGCAACCCATGATGAGGTTTCCCGCGAGCTAAAACTACTGGTGGACCGTCGCGAGGACCTGGTCTCACAGCGGTCCGCTACGACCAACCGATTCTTATGGCGGGTACATGAACTCGACCCTTCTCACGCGCCCAAATCCCGCTCGTTGGATCGGACGAAAACAGTGAAGGCGCTTCACGGATGGCTGACTACACAGCCTGGGCTGGTCGCCGAACTGGCCCGCCAAGAGCTAAGTGACATCACACGCCTCACGCTCGAGATTGAAGCTCTCGAAAGTCGCATCGGCATTCGGGTGCGAACGCACGCACCCTCACTACTAGGGATCTACGGCTGCGCAGAACTGACCGCGGCAAAGATCGTCGGCGAGACCGCCGATGTCTCCCGGTTCCGAAGCGAGGCCGCATTCGCCTCCTACGCCGGATTGGCGCCGACTCCGCGGTGGTCAGGGCAGGCGCGGATCTACATGGTGGGCTCCCGGTCGGGAAATCGGCAGCTGAACACCGCTTTGTATCGGATAGCCCTGGTGCAAATCAGTCATCCCAGCGCCGGCCGCTCGTACTACGAGAAGCGTTGCGATGCACATCAGGACTCACCTACTGAGGCCATCCGCCGCCTGAAACGGCGGATAGCCCGAACGGTGTTCGCCCGTTTGCGCGCTGATCGTGAGAACCGACCGACGACGCGTCGTCCCCTGACATCTTTTCCTGAGCTCGAGCAGGTCAACGCGCAGTGGGCCGATGCCCTGGCAGGCTTTGGAGTGCACGCGCCTTGA